The DNA sequence TTTGTCAATGCTCAATGATGTCAACTTCAGAAAATTAAATGGTAAGATAGGCATCCCTGCCTGTCCATGAAACAGGCAGGGATGCCTGTTCTCCTAGTTATGTGAATGGAAAGTAGAAACGGACATAGGTCGGAAAACAGAAACGGACATGTTTTTGGAGGCAGAATGGTAGATAGACTAAATTATTTCTAGAAGTAATTTAGAATGAAATGGTTAAAAGACAGATGTTTAGTAAGATTCAGAAATTACGAATGCAGGGATTTTCAATGGAGGCAATTGCCCTAGAATTGGGAATAAATCGAAAGACGGTCTCGAATTACGTTCAGATGAGCCCAGAGGAATATATTGCCTATGAAATGGAATCTAGAAGTCGGAAGCGAATTCCGAGTGAATATAAAGAGAAGATAATAGAGATATACCGCAATAACGGATTTAAGCGCCTCAACATGACTGGGGTATACGATTACCTCGAAGAGATTGTTGGTAAATTGGCATTTACCGATCGAACGTTACGAAATTACATCAATTCATTAATTCAGAATGGCGAATTAAAAATTTCCGAGACAATAAGGATGTATGAAAAAGTTGCACCTTTACCGTTTGGAAAACAGATACAGATGGATTTTGGTCAATACAAATTTAAATCAGGTTTAAAAGTATATATATTTGCCACACTATTATCTGCAAGTAGGTATAAATATGTTTCATTTCAAGACAGACCATTTCGTGGAAAAGATATAATCGATCATCTAATTAATTGTTTTGAATACTTTGGAGGTCAACCAGAAGAGTTAGTAATCGATCAAGATGCTGCGTTAGTTGCATCTGAAAATCATGGAGACATTCTATATACAAAAGAATTTTCTCATTTCATAGAAGAAATGAATTTGAAGATGTATGTATGTCGGAAAGCAGATCCAGAATCAAAAGGGAAGGTCGAGAATTTAGTTGGCTATGTGAAGCACAATTTTCTGGATATTCGAGATTATTCGGAGATAGAAGAATTATGTAAGAGCGGATTATTATGGTTAGACCGAAGAGCAAATGGAAGTATCTCCGCAGCAACGGGCTTAATTCCAGCCGATGTCATTACTGAAGAAAGAAAGTTTTTACATCCAATTCGAAATTCTATTTTTAAGATTAATTCGATTGTTAAGGATGAAAGAATTGTAAGTCAGCAGAGTTTTATTTCTTATCAAAATTCTTTGTATTCAGTTCCTACTGGGTACCGGAATCAGAAAGTAGAAGTAGCGGTAATTCTAGATATTCTCTACATCTACTCACTTGACAACGTATTATTAGCCGAACACGAAATAACCAGTATTTACAGGGAAAAAGTCATTAAAAGAGAACATTTTAGAGAGAAAGAGAAAAAGCTTTCTGATTTAAAAGAGGATATTCCCAGACTGTTTGCATTACCTTTATGGAAAGAATTTGTGCTTATGAATTTCAGAACGTTTCCACGTTATACGCGAGATCAATGCATATTGGCAAAGAAATATTTCAATAAGGATACGAATGAAAATTTATTATTGCAAGCCTTGCTCTTTTGCAATGAAAACAAAACTTTTTCTTTTAAGAATCTATTTGACTCCTACAATTATTTTTTCAATGAAGATAAAGCAGATCAGGTAGGAACAAAAAAAGAAGTTAAGTCATTTGAAAATAAAACGCTAAAGATAGATGTAAGTTTGAGAGAATTACAAGAATATACCTCTCACATTCTAGGAGAGGCGGTATGAAAATAAATAAAGAAGTTAATGAAATCACAACCGCTTTAGGATTAAATGGAATGAGAGAAAACTTGGATAAAATTATTCAAGAAGCAGAATCTAAAAAAAGTTCCTATCTTACATTTCTACTATCGCTTTTGGAGTCGGAAGTAAAAGACAGAACAAAAAAAAGACTGCGTCGAAATTTTACAGCAGCTCACTTTCCGATTGAGAAACAATTTGAAACTTTTGAATTCAATCGAATAAAAGGAATTTCTAAGATAGAGATTAACAATCTTTTAGATTGTGGATGGCTTGATAGAAAACAAAATATTCTTTTATTCGGTCCTCCTGGAATTGGAAAAACTCATATCGGTATCGCACTTGGATTCGTTGCTCTGAATAAAGGATACACTGTTTGCTTTGAGCGGGTAACGAGTCTTATGCACCTATTCAAAGTTTCTTCCATTCAAAAGCAAGCAGAACATAGAATTAAAAAAATCATGAAAGCAAATCTTATCATCATTGATGAAATCGGATACACCCCCATTGATAAAAAAGAAGCAAATCTCTTCTTTAATCTCATCTCAGAAGTCTATGAAAAATCTTCTATAATTCTCACCTCAAACAAGTCATTCGAAAACTGGGCGGAAATGCTTGGTGACACGACAATGACCGCAGCTTTACTTGATAGACTTTTACACCATGCGAAAATATTTAACTTACAAGGGATTCTTATCGCCTAAATAACAAAAATTTAAATAAGGAGGTCAATACTATTTCTTAAAATCTTCCCACCTTTTCTTTCCAACGAATGTCCGTTTCTGTTTTCCGAGCAATGGGTAATTCTACTTTCCATTCACAAGTTATTGTAAAACATTCAGTGCTTATGACAGCATTGAGTGCCTCTACCTAGGTTGAAGTTTTTTTAACACAAAGGGCACAAGGGTTTTCACAAAGAGCACAATGTTTACAATTTTTCTTTGTGATCCTTGTGTGTTTTTTAACTTAGTGTTCCTTGTGGTTAATTCTTTAATGAAAGAGAAAATCGATCAGAGTCTTAAATCTTATGACTTCTTGCTTAGACTCTATCCCTACTAAGATGTTAGATGCTCTATACTTGTCGATATACCAAGAATACTAAGTGGAATACTGTTAAGGATATTATCAAAGATACTCAATTTTCATTTTTCAGTATGTTTGATAGTATCATTGAGAGTATGTTTGATAGTATCTTTGAGCTATAGGATGCTTATAGGAATGTAAGGATTGGTGTTTTGTCTTGGGAATAAAAAGAGGTTTTTTACTAAAACTCTTCGTGCACTTCGTGTCCTTCGTGGTAAAATATCTTTTACCGAATGATGTTAAGCGATAATTGTTTTATAGAAAAAATATTTTCTCTAATCGAATCTTTAATTCTGTTTTTGTTTGGTTGAATAAATCCAAAAGAGGTAGGTTCTCATCTAGAGCTTTCATGAATACTTCTCTATTGATAATCGGGAGTTGAAATACTTTGATTAAAATCTTCGCGTCATTTGCAAATCTATCCGGAATCGTAAATTGACTTATAGACTCCGTGTAATTAGAAATTGTATTGGGGTAAAAGAGTATTATCTCCTGAATTTTAAATCGGATTGCATACGAGATCATTTGATACAAATCAGATTGGGAAACTCCCTTCTTGGGATTACTCTCTTCTGAAAAAATTATTTTATACTTTGTATCAGCTAGAATTTCTCTAGAGCCAATTTGTAGATGAATGTCGGGCTTAAGAGTAAAGGCATTCTCTTCATCTAAATATACAGAGGATATTTGCGATTTTGCGGTAATGCCTTTTATTTCTTTGTCTATAAAACCAAATACGAAATCTTCAAAGATAGATTCCATCGGCAATAAAAATGCAAATAGTTTTAGATTATTTTTATAATTAAAAGAAATACTATGATTCAAAAATAGATAACAATAATCCCTTACCGTTTCAAATTCTCCAAACATGGGATTGAATTTTACTTGCAGACAATCTTCTCGAGTGACAGCCACATCTTTTACTTCTTCTAAGATAAACAAAATCTCTCGCAGAAACTTCTTATTATCCGAATTTTCTGTAACATTCAAAAGTAGCTTTGCGACATACTTGATAATCCGATTAAACAAGTTATCAAATACAAAAGCATCGAAGGTGCAATTTAATTTATGCCAATTCCCCCGCGCAATATTTTCGTGGAGGTATTCATTTGTATTTAAACGACCTTTTATAAAGGGAAGCTCCTGGTTGATTTCCTCGTATTGTTGATAAACAGAATTTGACAAAAGCTCTCTTGTATACTTGGAAAATAAATAAATTAGGATTTCAAAGAAGTCACTCTTTTTTCCACCTAGAGAAGTTTGATAGTTTGGAAATTTAATCTTTCTACAGTAAGACAGCCACCATAGAATATGACTCTGCATTGCATTTATGTCATTTTCTGAATACTCACGATTATCCTCATAAAATATTTTTGGAAGTAGATTTATCTTTTCTCCCTCAAAATGAATTACACCTATATATTTATTGGATTTTATATGATTGGTTTTGCGTAAGAATTGAAGAAAGGGTTGAGCTTCTTGTTTAGAAGGTTCAGTGTCCGAATAAAAAGAATTCTTTTCTCTCCTACTCCAAATCACATCTAGAAATATTTCTAAATCAGTAAAAGAGCCATCAAAGGTTTCTTTGTTTTGGTATTCGAAGAGGTTTATCATGATTAACCTTCTATTTCTAAAGGCCAAATATCTTTCTTAACAACTAAGCCAGCTTTTGTTAGAATTTCTTTGACTTCTTTTTCATCATTCATGAAGTATTCTAATAGAGTGGAATTACTTTTCGATTCATTATCTCCGGTAAATCTTTGTTATCTCCCATGAAATAAGAATGTCCAATTTGAAAATCATGTCCCTTCCGATTCACAATCTCAGCATTTAGCTTCCTCAAAACTTCCTTGTGAAAGATTTCTTCTCCTACAATTTCATACAGCGGATACATGGCTTCAAATACAAAGCGTCTTCTAAGTGCTATATCCAAAAGAGCAATCGACTTATCTGCTGTATTCATCGCTCCAATGATAAATAAATTAGAAGGCACAATAAATTCTTCCCCAGAAGGCAATGTGCATTTAAGAGGAATCTTTCCATGTGATCGTTTATCAGGCTCGATTAAAGTAATCAACTCTCCAAAGACCCGAGAAATATTCGCCCGATTGATTTCATCAATGATGATAACATAACTTGGAACATCAAAAGATTTTACTTCCTTAAAATTTTCAAAATCTAAATTGGCTAATAATTTTTCTTTGTATCATAAGATACTTCCTCATCCAC is a window from the Leptospiraceae bacterium genome containing:
- a CDS encoding transposase is translated as MVKRQMFSKIQKLRMQGFSMEAIALELGINRKTVSNYVQMSPEEYIAYEMESRSRKRIPSEYKEKIIEIYRNNGFKRLNMTGVYDYLEEIVGKLAFTDRTLRNYINSLIQNGELKISETIRMYEKVAPLPFGKQIQMDFGQYKFKSGLKVYIFATLLSASRYKYVSFQDRPFRGKDIIDHLINCFEYFGGQPEELVIDQDAALVASENHGDILYTKEFSHFIEEMNLKMYVCRKADPESKGKVENLVGYVKHNFLDIRDYSEIEELCKSGLLWLDRRANGSISAATGLIPADVITEERKFLHPIRNSIFKINSIVKDERIVSQQSFISYQNSLYSVPTGYRNQKVEVAVILDILYIYSLDNVLLAEHEITSIYREKVIKREHFREKEKKLSDLKEDIPRLFALPLWKEFVLMNFRTFPRYTRDQCILAKKYFNKDTNENLLLQALLFCNENKTFSFKNLFDSYNYFFNEDKADQVGTKKEVKSFENKTLKIDVSLRELQEYTSHILGEAV
- a CDS encoding AAA family ATPase; protein product: MIIDEINRANISRVFGELITLIEPDKRSHGKIPLKCTLPSGEEFIVPSNLFIIGAMNTADKSIALLDIALRRRFVFEAMYPLYEIVGEEIFHKEVLRKLNAEIVNRKGHDFQIGHSYFMGDNKDLPEIMNRKVIPLY